acagctgggataagtgaGGGAAAGTTTTCAGCAGTTTCTCCCAGGTCATTTCCAGCAGGCTGGGAACCACCAGCCACACTTTATACAGAGAGCCAGTCCTTCGATTCCCAGACATGTTGACGACTCCGCCGTGGACGTACATGCAGCCGGCCTAAAGGAAAAGGAACACCAGAGGATGAAATCTGAGTCTACTCTATGACGATTTAGTTTTTGTTCTCTCAGTGTGCGATGGTACTGACCGGAGTGACCGCAGCACAGTGAAAGTAAGCCGGCTCCGGCATGATCGCAGGAAGCTTTGTCCACTGAAAAGTCTGCAGGTTGAGCTTCCAGAGGTCTGACAGGATGCGCTCTCCGTTATAACCCCCACATATAAAAACCTCTGCACATAAAAAGAGGCATGAAGCAGAAACATTTCAGAGAAAGCCCGTTTGATGATGTCGTGTGAAACACTCACCCTCTTTGACCTGTACACAGCTGTGACATCGACGGGCGGCAGGATATCCTGtgagaagaaaatgaaatgaatttgACTTGTGGCAGTCAAAACGCTTTACCGCTGTAAATAAAAGTTGAACATGAGTCAAACCTATTTTTTCTTGGGGTTTTGTCATGATATCCTCCCAGTAGTTTGTCTCCAAATTATAAGCATGAATCTGATGAACACAAATAACCTTAATTTAAAGACAGGACGACAACAAGTTTGCATGCAATGGCGTTTAAGTGCCAGTTACTCTCACCTTGTCTAGTGGATATGATGTCCAGGAAGTCCCGCctccaaaaatatatattctctGCCCGTCATGAGCTAGCTCATGTCTATATCTGCAAAATTATTGATTCATTTTCAGAAAATCTGGAGCCACATGTAGAGAATTCACTGTGTGTTTAACAAAGTGTGCCTGCTGCTTTTAGCTGTGTATGAATGACCTAAGGTGACTGACCTCTCCTCAGGTAGGTCTGAGGGCGCGTTATTGGGTTTGATGTGGGTCCACTCCCTGGTGGTCAGGTCCAGCCTGTGCAGGTCGGTGCTGTAAAGGTAGCCCGTCGTCCCTCCAAACACATAAAGGTAGCCATTTATGATGACCATGGCCTGGAAAAGGAGGATAAATGGTTGTAACAGATGGGATGGGACAGAACATTCAAAAGGACCTCATACACAAAAACAGTTACCTGTCCATAGATCTTGTTGGGCTTCTTCCCTCTGCAGCTGAGCAGGTTCCATCGTTTGTACTGAACGTTGCAAACGTGGACGTCGTTGCCGTTGTTTTCACCGAATGGAATCCCGGTGCCACCGAACACAAGCAGGTTGTTCCCATGTAGGACAGCTGGGGAAAGATAACAGCATCAAACTCAGTTTTGTTGATTAGGAGTGAAGTTTgggaataaaaagaaacaacaaaacccTGAATGTTTTGTACAGGAGTCTTCTGTTATAAAACCTATAGGAAATCTGAGTCAAAGTGTTTTCTAGATCTCATCTCGCATGAATGATGTAAAGTCATGTTGAGCCAGAAAAGAATATTCCTGTCACGAAGAAgctgcaatcagtttttggcaaagtgacttttatatatCTTTTATGTATCCAGCCAAAACGTTTCTATGATAttaaaaatttatattttttaagagTGATCTTGCCAGGAGGGCGAGAGACAAATAACATAGCAGTtgtataaaaacattaaagTCGATACAAAGGACTGATTATAATGTAGGTACAAAAAAGCCAAGTCACAAAGATACTTGCAAAACGGGTCATTTCCTTATTTAATACATAACCTTCATAAATCCTGAGACTACACTACAGTTTATTTACCAATAGaagcaacacacacaccaacacacacaccaacacaccgaGAGAGAAAATGCATaaacattggaaatcacttTGACACAAAACCAGAAAGACATTAAAGTGCAGGGCACGGCAGCCACCGTCAGGTCATTTTTGGCTCACGTCCGTTAGTGAGACACACTGGCGCACACAAACCAGGCTCAGTGGTTCTCAGGCAGTCTCATCTTGATGCAACACAGTGAATCATCATGCAGACTTCTGTCCTCTGAATACTgtagttttttggttttttttatcccAGAAGAGACACCTCTGCTAGCTTTGCTTTCTCTGCTagtgccacctagtggtgaGGCTACAGATTTCAACCAACTAAATGGCCTTCACTGCACACTTCTGCCTATGCTGTggaaacatgacaacacaatgTAGTGTGGAGGTGGACCTCCCTCTTATATGGagtaattctaaaaataaatccgAATACATTTATGCCAAAAGGTCCCCCTAAAGTCTACACAACAGTCAACTGTGACTACACAAATAATGAATTACAAACCAAAGAGTTGAGTTTTTGCAGGACTTTGCATCTGTTTGTTGACTAAACAACGATAAAACTTTAGTTATCAGATAAAAGTATGAACTTGAGAAATATCATTTAGagcagaatattttatttttattgctaaaaaaaagacattgcTATAAAATGCCAGAATTCACACATAAATTAACTGAGCTGTAAATTGCAACCAAAAGTCTCACAACTTGCTGAGAAATGCAGGCCAGCTTCTAGCCTCAAATGTGATGCGTCCTAATTTATTTGTGTgagttcaagaaaaaaaaaaaaaaaaagtgtgcagGGGTGAATTTAGAGCTGCTTTTCAATAACAGCTAGACTAACCACATGTGCTCAGTGTGTATTGCATAAATGAAGGCAGGGGTGTGCATACAGCCTTTAGAATATGCTGATAAAAATACTGGAATAagtcaaaaaatattttcatcaatCCAGCAGAACCACATCACATCATTTgaataccatccatccatcttcatccgcttcatccgggtcgcgggggcagcagcctaagcaaagaggcccagacctccctctccccagccgcCACCTCCAGCTTGTCCCTTATACCaagggaataaaaataaaagcagcatcAGTCCTTACCTGACATAGAAGCCAGCTCCGTGGGCATGTACCCCTCTGTGTGGACCTGCTGCCAGGATGCTGTGGCAAAATGATACCGCCAGAGCTCCCTGAACAGAGGGTAGTCTTCGTTCTCTGAGCCGCCTGCCTCATCAAAGTCTGGGTTGTAGCCTCCAAACACATACAGGTTGGTGCTGTCTGCTACACAGCGGTGTCCACTGCGGGCAGGAGGAATGCAGTGTCCTGTGGGGGGAGGAGGAGTTGTAGAAAGACACCATCAGTCTCACCGCCACACACCACCATGTAAATCATCACGCAGACTTCTTTCTCCCCTCTGAATAGTTCTATTAGGAGCAATATAACACTTCTAGCTTTGCTTTACAGGACATTAACTGCAGCTCCTGCACTTTGAATTCTACTGTTTATGAGTTTAGACCGTCCAGTGTGGTGTCTGTGCAGGTTTAGTACCTTCTCTCAGAAACCTGTTGGGGATCCGCAGGTTTGGGCAGGAAGGGGAGAAGATGCGCCGGGCCTGAAACCACCGTGCTCGCTTCTTAGTGGCTGCAAGATAtacagagaaaaagacagattCATAAACCAATTCTCTCATGTTCTTGTCAGGGTTGAACTAATTagcatctatcgtttcattttaacTTCCAAAGGGACATTTCTTTCCCCTTTTCACTACAGACCAATTACAGGATCTCACAGATTGCTGTGAGCAGCTGGTGTTGTCCACGATCCTTCTGTCATGGAAAAGATTTTCTGGAGCTCCTGGACGATCATTTGATAGCTCCACCGCCGTCACACCTGTTTATTTTACTTCAACCACACTGCAGGCTTTACAAATGTTGAACAACCACAGTCACGTATATTCAGCCAAGCGTCACACTTCCAGCAAACCGAGGCTGATGTTTCTGGGACGATCCCAGTAAAAACCGTAGAAGTATATGAATACAGTCATCGTATACTcccatagttttttttattttgtttttaagccACAGCTATTGTACTTCCTCGGTGAATCAAGATACTCTGTGCACTGCTACACTCAGAGAAATCAGGATTACAGGTGTAACCGCTCTCATTTTCTATTCTTAAGTATGCTTTGTGTAACCGAGAATCCACTTCATGTATGGGAGAGCTTACAGAATATGAAAACCATTGCTGTGCCTTTGTCTTATTTccatttaaatgggaacatAAGCAACAATAACACTGAAATATTCAGTGGCTGATTTCTGCTGGCTTCCGTAGCAACGTTAGCAACATTTGGCCTGTGTAGCTGCTGTAGCGATGCAGAATGCACACAAAGCTAGTATGGCTAGCtcacagacaaagcccagctaATGCAAATGAGCAGCCAGCTCTGCCCAAAGAGGCAGCGAGCTCTGAGCAGCATTACCAAGTATTTACATTAACTTCTCAGGAAGGCTTGCTGattggatccagctgcagagcagTCGCCTGTGTTTACAAACCTGAGTCGCGGATGGAGGGCCTCCACGACAGTTTCTCAAACTTATTGAGCTGACTGAAAGTTTCACCGTGCTCAGGCGAAGACATGATTAACCTGGGACACGCCGACCGAAGAGGCTCACACCCAGACCCGGACAGGAATCCGCCTCAGTACAAACAAACGGCGCGACATGAAACCACCAGCTCTGGCTTCagagcaaaataaagaaatatgcTAACTCCTCCAACTGtccacagctgctgctgtccgAGACGTCATAGCCACGTGGTCTGAACTAACCAATCAGAGGAGAATAGGACGCTCAAGTGGCGTTCAAGAGTCACATGGAAATGTTTATAGTTTTGTTAAAGGGCCTCGCCGCAATAATCTAgcaataacaaataaataaaagagtcGGTAACAACTGACGTGAATACCCTTTGTTTTGAATGAATATGGCTTATCAGAGATATATGGATAATGACATGTATATGTCAGAGatacagcttcttccaccaggccatcagactgctgaacacgtcatagacacctcagcttcactactggaactttaacattatgcactccatactgtacagtaatgccactgttttgcacatgtctcaactctgtatatttttatatattttatttattgtttactctatttaatttgtaaaatatgtgtacacacacacacacacacacacacgtagaaaaatatttagtatacacatccagaaatgcatatactattatatattgtacatatatttattagtttcagatgtagccattcttgtattttgcttgtttacattattgtattttgcacaactctgttgcttgtgaagctcgcacacaagaatttcactcacatgtgctgtaccaatgtacctgcacatgtgatgtgacaataaaagtgatttgatttgatgtttgTAGATTTGCATGTTTACCTTATATTATATACTTAATGCACATACTAGCCATTAAAAACAACTGTGATTTTAAACTTGAGGGATTAATAAACGGCTATCAAGTGAAATACAGACTTTTTTTCACAgtactgtaatttttttatgtaaatCCCCAGATATTCAGAGGTTCATACGTCATTGGAGAAACTAACATATTTTGGATTTTAGAAATACAGTTTTTAGTTAGATGAAACTCCTGTGTCGGAAATCATTTTTGGACATCGCAAAAAGTCGTCCTTTGGGATGCTCTGATAGGCCTTTACAGCAGCCACCTTCAAATCCTGTTGTCTGTGGGTCTTTCAGTAACTGAAAAGCACGCTCCATTGAGTTGAGATCATG
The Maylandia zebra isolate NMK-2024a linkage group LG7, Mzebra_GT3a, whole genome shotgun sequence DNA segment above includes these coding regions:
- the LOC101470023 gene encoding kelch domain-containing protein 10 yields the protein MSSPEHGETFSQLNKFEKLSWRPSIRDSATKKRARWFQARRIFSPSCPNLRIPNRFLREGHCIPPARSGHRCVADSTNLYVFGGYNPDFDEAGGSENEDYPLFRELWRYHFATASWQQVHTEGYMPTELASMSAVLHGNNLLVFGGTGIPFGENNGNDVHVCNVQYKRWNLLSCRGKKPNKIYGQAMVIINGYLYVFGGTTGYLYSTDLHRLDLTTREWTHIKPNNAPSDLPEERYRHELAHDGQRIYIFGGGTSWTSYPLDKIHAYNLETNYWEDIMTKPQEKIGYPAARRCHSCVQVKEEVFICGGYNGERILSDLWKLNLQTFQWTKLPAIMPEPAYFHCAAVTPAGCMYVHGGVVNMSGNRRTGSLYKVWLVVPSLLEMTWEKLLKTFPHLSQLSTLQLLSLGLTHTLIQRLK